One genomic window of Streptomyces sp. WP-1 includes the following:
- a CDS encoding ABC transporter substrate-binding protein — translation MRSIRAAAVGAVTLSLALTATACGGGSSTGGGSNDAPKTLTYWASNQGASIAVDKQVLQPELDKFQKQTGIKVKLEVVPWPDLLNRILTATTSGQGPDVLNIGNSWSASLQASGALLPWDAKNFDKIGGKSRFVPSALASTGVQGKDPAAVPLYALAYALYYNKKIFADAGISQPPATWDELTADGKKIKAKGISPLGAEGSNVSENIHHIFVFAKQRGADFFTADGKPDFTDPKVVDAVTSYVDLMAKDKVIPTGDAEYAQNQSVSDFAKGHQAMLLWQSASANLASQGMKDSQYGVAPVPVRSGTPGPGTQINSMAAGINIAVFRNTHNLDGATRFVKFMTSDDEQKILNKAYSSIPAVTSAQNDPAFSTPANTVLKNTLATSAAALPQVPTESQFETTVGTAVKDLFADAAAGRAVTTASVRAALQKAQQQMPAA, via the coding sequence ATGCGCAGCATCCGAGCCGCGGCCGTCGGCGCCGTCACCCTCTCTCTCGCCCTCACGGCGACGGCCTGTGGAGGCGGTTCGTCCACGGGGGGCGGGTCCAACGACGCGCCGAAGACGCTGACCTACTGGGCCTCCAACCAGGGCGCCAGCATCGCCGTCGACAAGCAGGTCCTCCAGCCCGAACTCGACAAGTTCCAGAAGCAGACGGGCATCAAGGTGAAACTGGAGGTCGTGCCCTGGCCCGACCTGCTCAACCGGATCCTGACCGCGACCACCTCCGGCCAGGGCCCCGACGTGCTGAACATCGGCAACTCCTGGAGCGCCTCCCTCCAGGCGAGCGGCGCGCTGCTGCCCTGGGACGCCAAGAACTTCGACAAGATCGGCGGCAAGAGCCGGTTCGTGCCGTCCGCGCTCGCCTCCACCGGCGTCCAGGGCAAGGACCCGGCCGCCGTACCGCTGTACGCGCTGGCGTACGCGCTCTACTACAACAAGAAGATCTTCGCCGACGCCGGGATCTCCCAACCGCCCGCCACCTGGGACGAGTTGACAGCCGACGGCAAGAAGATCAAGGCCAAGGGCATCTCCCCGCTGGGCGCCGAGGGCTCCAACGTCTCGGAGAACATCCACCACATCTTCGTCTTCGCCAAGCAGCGCGGCGCCGACTTCTTCACCGCCGACGGCAAGCCGGACTTCACCGATCCCAAGGTGGTCGACGCGGTCACGAGTTACGTCGATCTGATGGCGAAGGACAAGGTCATCCCGACCGGGGACGCCGAGTACGCGCAGAACCAGTCCGTCAGCGACTTCGCCAAGGGCCACCAGGCCATGCTGCTGTGGCAGTCGGCCTCCGCCAACCTCGCCTCCCAGGGGATGAAGGACAGCCAGTACGGCGTCGCGCCCGTGCCGGTGCGCTCCGGTACCCCCGGCCCTGGCACCCAGATCAACTCGATGGCCGCCGGCATCAACATCGCGGTCTTCCGCAACACCCACAACCTCGACGGGGCGACGAGGTTCGTGAAGTTCATGACCTCCGACGACGAGCAGAAGATCCTCAACAAGGCCTACAGCTCCATCCCGGCGGTCACCTCGGCGCAGAACGACCCCGCGTTCAGCACCCCCGCCAACACGGTGCTGAAGAACACCCTCGCCACCAGCGCCGCCGCCCTGCCGCAGGTGCCCACCGAATCGCAGTTCGAGACGACGGTCGGCACCGCCGTCAAGGACCTGTTCGCCGACGCCGCCGCCGGGCGCGCGGTGACCACCGCCTCGGTCAGGGCCGCGCTCCAGAAGGCCCAGCAGCAGATGCCGGCGGCGTAA
- a CDS encoding PPOX class F420-dependent oxidoreductase → MTQDSTQDALLPLLAAGHGGVLVTLRRDGRPQLSNVSHAWDPDERIIRISVTDDRAKTRNLRRDPRASYHVTSDDRWAYTVAEGTAELSPVAEDPHDETVEELIRLYRAVLGEHPDWDEYRAAMVRDRRLVVRLHVARVYGIPRR, encoded by the coding sequence ATGACTCAGGACTCCACGCAGGACGCGCTCCTCCCGCTGCTCGCCGCAGGACACGGCGGCGTACTGGTCACCCTCCGCCGCGACGGCCGGCCCCAGCTGTCCAACGTCAGCCACGCCTGGGACCCGGACGAGCGGATCATCCGGATCTCCGTCACCGACGACCGCGCCAAGACCCGCAATCTGCGCCGCGACCCCCGCGCCTCGTACCACGTCACCAGCGACGACCGCTGGGCGTACACCGTCGCCGAGGGCACGGCCGAGCTGTCCCCGGTCGCCGAGGACCCCCACGACGAGACCGTGGAGGAGCTGATCCGGCTCTACCGCGCGGTGCTCGGCGAGCATCCGGACTGGGACGAGTACCGCGCCGCGATGGTCCGCGACCGCCGGCTGGTCGTCCGCCTGCATGTCGCACGGGTGTACGGCATCCCCCGGCGCTGA
- a CDS encoding GH1 family beta-glucosidase has product MTGNTPYSEGTSVSERIDLAALPDGFLWGTATSAYQIEGAVAEDGRTPSIWDTFSHTPGKVAGDDNGDVACDHYHRRGEDIALMRRLGLNAYRLSVAWPRVVPGGTGAVNPKGLAFYDALVDDLLAAGITPSVTLYHWDLPQTLQDRGGWPERDTAHAFAAYADAVARRLGDRVKLWTTLNEPSCSAWIGHLEGTMAPGWTDLTAAVRASCHLLLGHGLATEAVRAAVPDARIGIVNNLSTVHPATDRPEDAAAARRHDGHVNRWWLDPVHGRGFPADMAETYGVELPLHEGDVKTIAAPLDWLGLNYYFPAHVVDDPEGPAPYARAVRREGVPRTGMDWEIDAGGIETLLLRLTEEYGARTLYVTENGSAFPDTVRPDGTVHDPERQDYLEAHLAACASAARRGAPLAGYFAWSLLDNFEWAYGYDKRFGLVHVDYRTQTRTVKDSGHRYAEIIRAHHDRSRSAA; this is encoded by the coding sequence ATGACCGGCAACACCCCGTATTCCGAAGGGACTTCCGTGTCCGAACGCATCGACCTCGCCGCACTCCCGGACGGCTTCCTGTGGGGCACGGCCACCTCGGCCTACCAGATCGAGGGAGCCGTCGCCGAGGACGGCCGGACACCCTCCATCTGGGACACCTTCTCGCACACCCCGGGGAAGGTCGCGGGCGACGACAACGGCGACGTCGCCTGCGACCACTACCACCGCAGAGGCGAGGACATCGCCCTGATGCGCCGCCTCGGCCTCAACGCCTACCGGCTCTCCGTCGCCTGGCCGCGCGTCGTCCCCGGCGGCACCGGCGCCGTGAACCCCAAGGGCCTCGCCTTCTACGACGCGCTGGTGGACGACCTGCTGGCGGCGGGCATCACCCCGTCCGTCACCCTCTACCACTGGGACCTGCCGCAGACGCTCCAGGACCGCGGCGGCTGGCCGGAGCGGGACACCGCCCACGCGTTCGCCGCCTACGCCGACGCCGTGGCCCGGCGCCTCGGCGACCGCGTCAAGCTCTGGACGACGCTCAACGAGCCGTCCTGCTCGGCCTGGATCGGCCACCTGGAGGGCACCATGGCCCCCGGCTGGACGGACCTGACCGCGGCGGTCCGCGCCTCCTGCCATCTGCTCCTCGGCCACGGCCTCGCCACCGAGGCCGTCCGCGCCGCCGTCCCGGACGCCCGGATCGGCATCGTCAACAACCTCTCCACCGTGCACCCGGCCACCGACCGCCCCGAGGACGCGGCGGCCGCCCGCCGGCACGACGGCCACGTCAACCGCTGGTGGCTCGACCCCGTGCACGGCCGTGGCTTCCCGGCCGACATGGCCGAGACGTACGGCGTCGAACTCCCGCTGCACGAAGGCGACGTGAAGACGATCGCCGCGCCCCTGGACTGGCTGGGCCTGAACTACTACTTCCCGGCCCATGTCGTCGACGACCCCGAGGGCCCCGCGCCCTACGCCCGCGCCGTCCGCCGCGAGGGCGTCCCGCGCACCGGCATGGACTGGGAGATCGACGCCGGCGGCATCGAGACCCTGCTGCTCCGGCTCACCGAGGAGTACGGCGCCCGCACCCTCTACGTCACCGAGAACGGCTCCGCCTTCCCCGACACGGTCCGCCCGGACGGCACCGTCCACGACCCCGAACGCCAGGACTACCTGGAGGCCCACCTCGCCGCCTGCGCCTCCGCCGCCCGCCGGGGCGCCCCGCTGGCCGGCTACTTCGCCTGGTCCCTGCTGGACAATTTCGAATGGGCCTACGGCTACGACAAGCGCTTCGGCCTGGTCCACGTCGACTACCGGACCCAGACCCGCACCGTCAAGGACAGCGGCCACCGCTACGCGGAGATCATCCGCGCCCACCACGACCGAAGCCGCAGCGCCGCCTGA
- a CDS encoding carbohydrate ABC transporter permease — protein sequence MAPPRSFRWARRVFLTLLTGFVLLPVYVMLSSSLKPLADVSGKFRWVPSGLTVRPYIDMWSTVPLARYFVNSLIVAGSATVLSVVVAVFAAYAVSRYDFRGKRVFTVTVLSTQMFPGILFLLPLFLLYVNIGNATGIALFGSRGGLILTYLTFSLPFSIWMLIGYLDSVPRDLDEAALVDGCGPLGALFRIVVPAAIPGIVAVAVYAFMTAWGEVLFASVMTDDTTRTLAVGLQGYSTLNDVYWNQIMAASLVVSVPVVAGFLLLQRYLVAGLTAGAVK from the coding sequence CTGGCACCGCCGCGTTCGTTCCGCTGGGCCCGGCGCGTCTTCCTCACCCTGCTCACCGGCTTCGTACTGCTCCCGGTGTACGTGATGCTCTCCAGCTCGCTGAAGCCGCTCGCGGACGTCTCCGGGAAGTTCCGCTGGGTGCCGAGCGGGCTGACCGTCCGCCCGTACATCGACATGTGGTCCACGGTGCCGCTCGCCCGCTACTTCGTGAACTCGCTGATCGTGGCGGGCTCGGCGACCGTACTGTCCGTCGTCGTCGCCGTGTTCGCCGCCTACGCGGTCAGCCGCTACGACTTCCGGGGCAAGCGCGTCTTCACGGTCACCGTGCTGTCCACCCAGATGTTCCCCGGCATCCTCTTCCTGCTCCCGCTGTTCCTCCTCTACGTCAACATCGGCAACGCCACCGGCATCGCCCTGTTCGGCTCCCGCGGCGGCCTGATCCTCACCTATCTCACCTTCTCCCTGCCGTTCTCCATCTGGATGCTGATCGGGTACCTCGACTCGGTGCCGCGCGACCTGGACGAGGCGGCGCTGGTCGACGGCTGCGGACCGCTCGGCGCGCTGTTCCGGATCGTCGTACCGGCCGCGATCCCCGGCATCGTCGCGGTCGCCGTCTACGCGTTCATGACCGCGTGGGGCGAGGTGCTGTTCGCGTCGGTGATGACCGACGACACCACCCGCACCCTCGCCGTCGGCCTCCAGGGCTACTCGACCCTCAACGACGTCTACTGGAACCAGATCATGGCCGCCTCGCTGGTCGTCAGCGTGCCTGTGGTGGCCGGATTCCTGCTGCTCCAGCGCTATCTGGTGGCCGGGCTGACGGCGGGTGCCGTCAAATGA
- a CDS encoding TetR/AcrR family transcriptional regulator — translation MPSPDQPSSDRNAPPLRRRGARMRSAVLAATVDVLTEHGLAGTTVGAVARAAGVHETSVYRRWGTRENLILEALTEQLDAAMPVPDTGHVHDDLAAYFGALARLLATAQGQALLRLSVERDDTLPDRRLPYWTERLERGAVMVRRGVERGELAPDTDPGLVIEAVSGALFTRALISGAPLDGRLATRLVTLTLTGTLPHTPTPPA, via the coding sequence ATGCCGTCGCCCGACCAGCCCTCGTCCGACCGGAACGCCCCGCCCCTGCGCCGCCGAGGGGCCCGGATGCGCTCCGCCGTGCTCGCCGCGACCGTGGACGTCCTGACCGAACACGGGCTCGCGGGCACCACCGTCGGTGCCGTCGCCCGCGCCGCCGGCGTCCATGAGACCTCCGTCTACCGGCGCTGGGGGACCCGCGAGAACCTGATCCTGGAAGCGCTGACCGAACAGCTCGACGCGGCGATGCCGGTGCCGGACACCGGACACGTCCACGACGACCTCGCCGCCTACTTCGGCGCGCTCGCCCGGCTGCTCGCGACGGCGCAGGGCCAGGCGCTGCTGCGGCTGAGCGTCGAACGCGACGACACCCTGCCGGACCGGCGCCTCCCCTACTGGACCGAGCGCCTCGAACGTGGCGCGGTCATGGTCCGCCGGGGTGTCGAGCGCGGCGAACTCGCCCCGGACACGGACCCCGGCCTCGTCATCGAGGCCGTCAGCGGCGCCCTCTTCACCCGCGCCCTGATCAGCGGCGCTCCCCTCGACGGCCGCCTCGCCACCCGCCTCGTCACCCTGACCCTCACGGGCACCCTCCCCCACACCCCGACCCCGCCCGCGTGA
- a CDS encoding TetR/AcrR family transcriptional regulator — protein sequence MGERQRGPRERMVFSAAQLIRRDGVNATGMREVAAHAGAPRGSLQHYFPGGKEQLVAEAVAWAGRYAGNRIGRFVEQLAEPVPSALFAAMAAQWTEEYDRDGFGAGCPVAAATVDRAAADEATRAAVAAAFTTWRTPLAEALTAMGVPADRSAALATLMISTLEGAILMARAEKDVRPLTTVVRELGPLLDAAVARPA from the coding sequence ATGGGCGAGCGGCAGCGCGGCCCGCGTGAGCGGATGGTGTTCAGCGCGGCCCAGCTCATCCGGCGCGACGGGGTGAACGCGACCGGCATGCGCGAGGTCGCCGCACATGCCGGGGCCCCGCGCGGCTCCCTCCAGCACTACTTCCCGGGCGGCAAGGAACAGCTGGTCGCCGAGGCCGTGGCCTGGGCCGGACGGTACGCGGGCAACCGGATCGGGCGCTTCGTCGAGCAGCTGGCCGAGCCGGTGCCGAGCGCGCTGTTCGCGGCGATGGCCGCGCAGTGGACCGAGGAGTACGACCGGGACGGCTTCGGCGCGGGCTGCCCGGTCGCCGCCGCCACCGTCGACCGCGCCGCCGCCGACGAGGCGACCCGCGCCGCCGTGGCCGCCGCGTTCACCACCTGGCGGACCCCGCTCGCCGAGGCCCTCACCGCCATGGGCGTACCCGCCGACCGGTCCGCCGCCCTGGCCACGCTGATGATCAGCACCCTGGAGGGCGCGATCCTGATGGCACGGGCCGAGAAGGACGTACGGCCCCTGACGACGGTGGTGCGGGAACTGGGCCCGCTGCTCGACGCGGCGGTGGCCCGGCCCGCGTGA
- a CDS encoding zinc-binding dehydrogenase: MEQMLAARLHIPSRTLRIEEVAKPEPGPGQVLVKVEAAGVCLSDVHLIDGTLTPLLLRGDTVTLGHEVSGTIAETGPGVTRWTPGQRVVLYAGEIREGVTYTRGVDYDGGWAEYALSSEHALTELPEAIPFDQGAIIPDAVSTPWGAITVTGAVRPAEAVGVWGVGGLGVHAVQLLRAVGACPVVAIDPNPTARERALAQGADLALDSADPALRERIREATGGAGLAAAFDFAGVPAVRAQALSVLAPKGRLVLVGLTDQPLTVADGTRFSYLQQQILGHYGSDMPVALPQLLSLIRGGRLDFSASISGELPLARAAEAVERLEKKTGDPIRLILRP, encoded by the coding sequence ATGGAGCAGATGCTCGCCGCCCGGCTGCACATCCCCAGCCGCACCCTGCGGATCGAGGAAGTGGCGAAGCCCGAACCCGGTCCCGGCCAGGTCCTGGTGAAGGTGGAGGCCGCGGGCGTCTGCCTGTCGGACGTCCATCTGATCGACGGCACCCTCACCCCGCTGCTGCTGCGCGGCGACACGGTCACCCTGGGCCACGAGGTGTCCGGCACCATCGCCGAGACCGGCCCCGGCGTCACCCGCTGGACCCCGGGTCAGCGGGTCGTGCTGTACGCCGGTGAGATCCGCGAGGGCGTCACGTACACCCGGGGCGTGGACTACGACGGCGGCTGGGCCGAGTACGCGCTCTCCTCCGAGCACGCCCTCACCGAGCTGCCCGAGGCCATCCCCTTCGACCAGGGCGCGATCATCCCGGACGCGGTCTCCACCCCCTGGGGTGCGATCACCGTCACGGGTGCCGTGCGGCCCGCCGAGGCGGTCGGCGTCTGGGGCGTCGGCGGGCTCGGCGTCCACGCCGTGCAGCTGCTGCGGGCCGTCGGCGCGTGCCCCGTCGTCGCGATCGACCCCAATCCCACCGCCCGCGAGCGCGCCCTCGCCCAGGGCGCGGACCTGGCGCTCGACTCGGCCGACCCGGCGCTGCGCGAGCGGATCCGCGAGGCGACCGGTGGGGCCGGTCTCGCCGCCGCGTTCGACTTCGCCGGGGTCCCGGCCGTCCGCGCGCAGGCGCTGTCGGTGCTCGCGCCCAAGGGCCGACTGGTTCTCGTGGGCCTCACCGACCAGCCGCTGACCGTCGCCGACGGCACCCGTTTCAGCTACCTCCAGCAGCAGATCCTCGGCCACTACGGCTCCGACATGCCGGTCGCGCTGCCGCAGTTGCTGTCCCTGATCCGGGGCGGCCGGCTGGACTTCTCCGCCTCGATCAGTGGCGAACTCCCGCTGGCGCGGGCGGCCGAGGCGGTCGAACGCCTTGAGAAGAAGACCGGCGACCCGATCCGGCTGATCCTGCGCCCCTGA
- a CDS encoding YcnI family protein, translating to MSASRIALRRAGAVTALTAASVLLAAGAASAHVTVHPESYAKGATDGVLTFRVPNEEDHAHTSKVQVFLPTDHPVLGVLVHPGDGWTAKVTTTKLKTPVKTDDGTITEAASEITFTGGRIEPGQYEDFDVAFGELPENTDQLVFKTLQTYSDGKVVRWIEQPASGDDEPENPAPALKLTADDASPAAAPAETAATTTARASDSTARELGVAGLVVGVVGLAAAAFALLRGRSSARS from the coding sequence ATGTCCGCATCACGCATCGCCCTGCGCCGCGCCGGCGCCGTCACCGCCCTCACGGCCGCCTCGGTCCTGCTGGCCGCCGGTGCCGCGTCCGCGCACGTCACCGTCCACCCGGAGAGCTACGCCAAGGGCGCCACCGACGGCGTGCTGACCTTCCGCGTGCCCAACGAGGAGGACCACGCCCACACCAGCAAGGTCCAGGTCTTCCTGCCCACCGACCACCCCGTCCTCGGCGTCCTGGTCCACCCGGGGGACGGCTGGACCGCCAAGGTGACCACCACGAAGCTGAAGACGCCGGTCAAGACCGACGACGGCACCATCACCGAGGCCGCCTCCGAGATCACCTTCACCGGGGGGAGGATCGAACCGGGGCAGTACGAGGACTTCGACGTCGCCTTCGGTGAACTCCCCGAGAACACCGACCAGTTGGTTTTCAAGACGCTCCAGACCTACTCGGACGGCAAGGTCGTCCGCTGGATCGAGCAGCCCGCCTCGGGCGACGACGAGCCGGAGAACCCGGCCCCGGCGCTGAAGCTCACCGCGGACGACGCCTCACCCGCCGCCGCCCCCGCCGAGACGGCCGCCACCACCACCGCCAGGGCGAGCGACTCCACCGCCCGCGAACTCGGTGTCGCCGGCCTGGTGGTCGGCGTCGTGGGCCTGGCCGCGGCCGCGTTCGCGCTGCTTCGCGGCCGGTCCTCCGCGCGGTCGTAG
- a CDS encoding NAD(P)-dependent oxidoreductase translates to MRVGFIGLGVMGGPMALRLAAAGTPLVVWNRTPHRAEPLRAAGAEVAGDAPEVFARAEVVLLMLADEPALDAVLGRGTPELAARVAGRTVVHMGTTSPEYSRTLERDVRAAGGRYAEAPVSGSRVPAEAGQLVAMLAGEQAAVDTVRPLLSPMCRQTFECGAVPGALLMKLSVNLFLITLVTGLTEAFHFAERQGLDPRLFLDVLDAGPMASPVSRMKAPKLRERDFAVQAAALDVLKNNRLVAEAARRAGLASPLLDVCHALFEETVAQGHGGEDMVAVLRAIEARTEGAAERARMVSRGGRESPDRP, encoded by the coding sequence GTGCGCGTCGGATTCATCGGTCTCGGAGTGATGGGCGGGCCCATGGCCCTGCGCCTGGCGGCCGCCGGCACCCCCCTGGTGGTGTGGAACCGCACCCCGCACCGCGCCGAGCCGCTGCGCGCGGCCGGTGCCGAGGTCGCCGGGGACGCCCCCGAGGTGTTCGCGCGGGCCGAGGTGGTGCTGCTGATGCTCGCCGACGAGCCGGCCCTCGACGCGGTGCTCGGACGCGGCACCCCGGAGCTGGCCGCGCGGGTCGCCGGGCGGACCGTCGTCCACATGGGCACGACCTCGCCCGAGTACTCGCGCACGCTGGAGAGGGACGTCCGCGCCGCCGGTGGCCGCTATGCCGAGGCGCCGGTGTCCGGGTCCCGAGTACCGGCGGAGGCGGGGCAGCTGGTGGCCATGCTCGCGGGCGAACAGGCCGCCGTGGACACGGTACGGCCGCTGCTCTCGCCGATGTGCCGGCAGACGTTCGAGTGCGGTGCGGTCCCCGGCGCGCTGCTGATGAAGCTCTCGGTCAACCTGTTCCTGATCACCTTGGTGACCGGGCTGACCGAGGCGTTCCACTTCGCCGAACGGCAGGGCCTGGACCCCCGGCTGTTCCTGGACGTCCTCGACGCGGGCCCGATGGCCAGCCCGGTCTCCCGGATGAAGGCGCCCAAGCTGCGCGAGCGGGACTTCGCGGTGCAGGCGGCCGCACTCGACGTCCTGAAGAACAACCGCCTCGTCGCCGAGGCCGCCCGCAGGGCCGGTCTCGCGTCCCCGCTGCTCGACGTCTGCCACGCCCTCTTCGAGGAGACGGTCGCCCAGGGCCATGGCGGCGAGGACATGGTCGCCGTCCTGCGGGCGATCGAGGCGCGGACGGAGGGCGCGGCCGAGCGTGCGCGCATGGTGTCGCGCGGCGGACGGGAATCGCCGGACAGGCCCTAG
- a CDS encoding carbohydrate ABC transporter permease translates to MTTHTLEESVAKSPPGTAASSARRRPGRIRRAWLPYLLLLPALVLELLVHLVPMVIGIVMSFKELTQFYIRDWGTAPWSGLGNYRLSVDFHAPVGEALLHSFLVTVAFTLLSVALCWLIGTVAALFLQDTFRGRGLLRALFLVPYALPVYAAVITWVFMFQHDNGLVNHVLHDQLHIGAQPAFWLIGDNSFYALLTVSVWKGWPFAFLVVTAGLQNIPGELYEAAALDGAGIWQRIRRITLPSLRPVNQVLVLVLFLWTFNDFNTPYVLFGKSAPEAADLVSVHIYQASFVTWNFGTGSAMSVLLLLFLLVVTGGYLLATSRERRTSDV, encoded by the coding sequence ATGACCACCCACACCCTTGAGGAGTCGGTGGCGAAGTCCCCTCCCGGGACGGCGGCGTCCTCGGCCCGCCGCCGGCCCGGGAGGATCCGCCGCGCCTGGCTGCCGTACCTGCTGCTCCTGCCCGCTCTCGTCCTCGAACTCCTCGTCCATCTGGTGCCGATGGTCATCGGCATCGTGATGAGCTTCAAGGAACTCACCCAGTTCTACATCCGCGACTGGGGCACCGCCCCCTGGTCAGGGCTCGGCAACTACCGCCTGTCGGTGGACTTCCACGCCCCCGTCGGCGAGGCCCTGCTGCACTCCTTCCTCGTCACCGTCGCCTTCACCCTGCTGTCCGTCGCCCTGTGCTGGCTGATCGGCACGGTCGCCGCCCTCTTCCTCCAGGACACCTTCCGCGGCCGGGGCCTGCTGCGCGCCCTGTTCCTGGTGCCGTACGCGCTGCCCGTCTACGCGGCCGTCATCACCTGGGTGTTCATGTTCCAGCACGACAACGGCCTGGTGAACCACGTCCTGCACGACCAGCTGCACATCGGCGCCCAGCCCGCCTTCTGGCTCATCGGCGACAACAGCTTCTACGCCCTGCTGACCGTGTCGGTGTGGAAGGGCTGGCCGTTCGCCTTCCTCGTGGTGACGGCCGGACTCCAGAACATCCCGGGGGAGTTGTACGAGGCGGCCGCGCTGGACGGCGCCGGCATATGGCAGCGGATCCGCCGCATCACGCTGCCGTCGCTGCGCCCGGTCAACCAGGTCCTGGTCCTGGTGCTGTTCCTGTGGACGTTCAACGACTTCAACACGCCCTACGTGCTGTTCGGCAAGTCCGCGCCCGAGGCCGCCGACCTCGTCTCCGTGCACATCTACCAAGCCTCCTTCGTCACCTGGAACTTCGGCACCGGCTCCGCCATGTCCGTCCTGCTGCTGCTCTTCCTGCTCGTGGTGACGGGCGGCTATCTGCTGGCGACCTCGCGGGAGCGGAGGACCTCCGATGTCTGA
- a CDS encoding TetR/AcrR family transcriptional regulator, with protein sequence MTSVDEPVRPDGRVRDAARTKAEILDMATREFARAGYEGARVEEIAARTRTTKRMIYYYFGGKEQLFTAVLERAYGALCEAERRLDVAHLDPVAAIRRLAGLIFDHHERHPDYIRLLSIENLPCAEDSAPSGRLAALGSPALDVLRGILADGRASGAFRADVDAVDLHAVISSFCFFRAVNRRAFGALFGRDLVDPERREHYREMLGDMVIAYLTPEGADAAGR encoded by the coding sequence ATGACCAGCGTCGATGAACCGGTACGACCCGACGGGCGGGTGCGCGACGCCGCCCGCACCAAGGCCGAGATCCTCGACATGGCCACCCGGGAGTTCGCGCGGGCCGGCTACGAGGGCGCCCGCGTCGAGGAGATAGCCGCCCGCACCCGCACCACCAAGCGGATGATCTACTACTACTTCGGCGGCAAGGAGCAGTTGTTCACGGCCGTCCTCGAACGGGCCTACGGCGCGCTGTGCGAGGCCGAGCGGCGCCTGGACGTCGCCCACCTGGACCCGGTCGCGGCGATCCGGCGACTGGCCGGGCTGATCTTCGACCACCATGAACGACACCCCGACTACATCCGCCTGCTGAGCATCGAGAACCTCCCGTGCGCCGAGGACTCCGCGCCCTCGGGACGGCTCGCCGCGCTCGGCTCCCCGGCGCTGGACGTGCTGCGCGGGATCCTCGCCGACGGGCGGGCGTCGGGGGCCTTCCGTGCGGACGTGGACGCGGTCGACCTGCACGCGGTGATCAGCTCGTTCTGCTTCTTCCGCGCCGTCAACCGGCGGGCGTTCGGCGCCCTGTTCGGCCGCGACCTGGTGGACCCGGAGCGGCGGGAGCACTACCGGGAGATGCTCGGGGACATGGTGATCGCGTACCTCACCCCGGAGGGGGCGGACGCGGCCGGCCGCTGA